The following coding sequences are from one Paenarthrobacter ureafaciens window:
- a CDS encoding RraA family protein codes for MEFDQMLEAEVATAAPEAFEAQLMDRLRALDSCAVSDALDTLGLQGAVTGLTARWTPREPAAGRVRTVKAAPKSGSGPTTHIATPLVAKADPGDVVVIDNHGRTDVSCWGGLLAEAAKQRGIAGVIIDGACRDVQESEAVGLPLFARTAVPVSARGRIVQESMDQPIQVCGVPVFSGDLVIADWNGVVFVPAAEAERVIELAERIAEREAGMSQAVRSGMNVAEVMHDSRFPAVVAEAGASA; via the coding sequence ATGGAGTTTGATCAAATGCTGGAAGCGGAAGTCGCAACTGCGGCGCCGGAGGCCTTCGAAGCGCAGCTGATGGACCGGCTGCGGGCGTTGGACAGTTGCGCGGTCTCGGATGCATTGGACACCTTGGGGCTGCAGGGCGCTGTTACCGGACTGACGGCCCGGTGGACGCCGCGTGAACCTGCCGCAGGACGCGTTCGCACTGTCAAAGCAGCACCCAAGTCGGGGTCCGGGCCCACCACGCACATCGCTACTCCGCTGGTGGCCAAGGCCGATCCGGGCGACGTTGTGGTCATCGACAACCACGGCCGCACCGACGTCTCGTGCTGGGGTGGCCTGCTGGCGGAAGCGGCAAAGCAGCGTGGAATCGCCGGTGTCATTATTGACGGCGCCTGCCGCGACGTGCAGGAATCCGAAGCCGTGGGGCTGCCGCTCTTCGCCAGGACGGCCGTTCCGGTGAGTGCCCGCGGACGGATCGTCCAGGAATCGATGGACCAGCCGATCCAGGTCTGCGGAGTGCCCGTGTTCTCCGGTGATCTGGTGATAGCAGACTGGAACGGCGTGGTCTTCGTTCCGGCAGCCGAGGCAGAGCGCGTGATCGAGCTTGCCGAACGGATCGCCGAGCGCGAAGCGGGAATGTCCCAGGCCGTACGGTCCGGCATGAACGTCGCAGAGGTCATGCACGATTCCCGGTTCCCCGCAGTTGTGGCAGAAGCAGGAGCATCCGCATGA
- a CDS encoding HtaA domain-containing protein — MSSQEPVAPQGPPPGLTWGIKQSFMRYLGALEDTQVELDGGASMLDVGAFNFPLAVDALDSPGSYAFRGTVQLTAHGGLLAVTLRDPQLDIQEDTATLSVDSGTGHPLVLCTLEGGAYEALGEDLVWSADKVCLTEAGVPTFGGQYQPGQALDPVLLRIPLS, encoded by the coding sequence GTGTCCAGCCAGGAACCAGTAGCACCACAGGGTCCGCCTCCCGGGCTTACGTGGGGAATCAAGCAAAGCTTCATGCGGTACCTCGGCGCCCTCGAGGACACGCAAGTAGAGCTCGATGGTGGAGCATCCATGCTGGACGTGGGCGCTTTCAACTTCCCCTTGGCGGTTGACGCCCTCGACTCCCCCGGCAGCTATGCGTTCCGGGGAACCGTGCAGTTGACGGCCCACGGCGGCCTGTTGGCGGTAACCCTGCGTGACCCGCAACTGGACATTCAAGAAGACACCGCCACGCTCAGCGTAGACAGCGGCACCGGACACCCGCTAGTGCTGTGCACTTTGGAGGGCGGCGCGTATGAAGCCCTCGGAGAAGACCTGGTCTGGTCCGCGGACAAGGTTTGCCTCACAGAAGCAGGCGTGCCGACGTTCGGCGGGCAGTACCAGCCCGGCCAAGCGCTGGACCCCGTCCTGCTGCGGATCCCCTTGAGCTGA
- a CDS encoding PucR family transcriptional regulator, with product MFVDAIVQELFTQLRAPLIVLDADMELVAHSIHQDVEHDAAQVAMIVSRRGTTGAIESLERYRVKYSTEPVRIPGKDGGPGHVVVTLRSSGTVTGYLSFPDRFGPAIPADTLRAITSAAAQLGEGLWEKSLDRRRGREHVRQLIEGVLGRDQHLRDYAVREIAGGHLLLPAQHYSTLVLAVRPGRNGSGSSPHMPLQQALNRIAPAGSTRSLGVVLGEEAVVIIPRAIDSADLAALLAETGAETVIAAAGGPVASLEEVRRSHRQARIALSGVLRDPANYGDCASWQDLGDDRLLLQLPFEEMGPEDLPDALRRLLATRNAPMLIEALRAYLATGGNAVEASRRLHLHRSTLYYRLERVATCTGLDLADGSVRQELHVALRVATLMGVGKQVQGTAVTEDFALSAVRA from the coding sequence ATGTTTGTGGATGCAATCGTGCAGGAACTCTTCACCCAGCTGCGGGCGCCCCTGATTGTGCTGGATGCGGACATGGAACTCGTGGCGCACAGCATCCACCAGGACGTGGAGCATGACGCAGCCCAAGTGGCGATGATCGTCTCCCGCAGGGGCACCACCGGGGCCATCGAAAGCCTGGAGCGGTACCGCGTCAAATACTCAACCGAACCCGTAAGAATACCGGGAAAGGACGGCGGGCCGGGACACGTCGTCGTAACCCTCCGCAGCTCGGGAACCGTCACCGGCTACCTTTCTTTCCCCGACCGGTTCGGACCGGCCATCCCGGCTGACACCCTGCGGGCGATCACCTCGGCCGCCGCTCAGTTAGGCGAGGGCCTGTGGGAGAAATCGCTCGATCGGCGTCGCGGAAGAGAACATGTGCGGCAGTTGATCGAAGGTGTTTTGGGGCGTGACCAACATTTGCGGGACTATGCCGTCCGCGAGATTGCAGGAGGGCACCTGCTGCTGCCGGCGCAGCATTACTCCACGTTGGTCCTGGCCGTGCGGCCCGGCAGGAACGGCTCCGGGAGTTCGCCGCACATGCCCCTGCAGCAAGCCCTGAACCGGATTGCCCCGGCCGGATCCACGCGCTCCCTGGGCGTTGTGCTGGGCGAGGAAGCCGTTGTCATCATCCCGCGGGCCATTGACTCGGCTGACCTTGCCGCACTACTGGCAGAGACCGGAGCCGAAACCGTCATTGCCGCGGCCGGCGGCCCCGTGGCTTCGCTGGAGGAAGTCCGCCGATCCCACCGGCAGGCCCGGATCGCGCTCAGCGGAGTGCTGCGGGACCCCGCGAACTATGGCGACTGCGCTTCCTGGCAGGACCTCGGCGACGACCGGCTTCTTCTCCAGCTGCCCTTCGAGGAGATGGGTCCCGAGGACCTGCCCGACGCCCTGCGCCGGCTCCTGGCCACCCGCAACGCCCCGATGCTGATCGAAGCCCTCCGGGCGTACTTGGCCACGGGCGGCAACGCCGTGGAAGCATCCCGGCGCCTCCATCTGCACCGGAGCACCCTGTATTACAGACTTGAGCGCGTCGCGACATGCACAGGGCTGGACCTGGCGGACGGCAGCGTGCGGCAGGAGCTGCATGTTGCCCTGCGCGTGGCCACGCTCATGGGCGTCGGGAAGCAGGTGCAAGGTACTGCCGTGACGGAAGATTTCGCCCTCAGCGCGGTCCGGGCCTGA